The genomic window CAACACCAATCGACACACCCACCGAAAATGCAGATGGATCACAATATCATATTTCTGCAGATATGGCTGACCAAACCATTAAATGGTTAGATAACTGGAAAGGTTTACGTGACGATCCATTCTTTATTTACTATGCTCCAGGAGCTGTACATGCACCAATTCATGTACCCGACGATTGGAGAGATAAATACAAAGGTCGTTATGAAGAAGGATACGAGACATTACGTCTAGAGCAATTCCAAAAGCAAAAGGAGATTGGTCTAGTACCTCAAGATGCTGAACTTGTTGACTGGCCAACTTCAATCCCTGCTTGGGATTCATTTAGTGAAGAGGGAAAAGTATATCTTCGTCGTCAGATGGAGGTAAATGCAGCTTTTCTTGAGTATACAGATTTTCATATCGGTCGTGTAATAACACACTTAGAAGAAATGGGAGAGTTGGATAATACATTTGTCATGTATCTTACAGCCGACAATGGATGTTCTGCCGAAGGAACACCTACAGGCTCATGCTCCGAATTATTGACTGTAAATGGTTTTCCCGAATTTTCTATGGAAGAGCAATTGGAAATGCTTGATAAATTGGGTGGTTTAGAAGAATGGGGAGGTCCAAATCTAGCAAATCACTATGCGGTAGGTTGGTCTTATGCTTCATCAACTCCTTTTCAATGGACAAAGCAAATGGCCTCTCATTTTGGTGGTGTCATGACAAGTACTGCTATTCGCTACCCAAAAGAAATTAATGCTAGAGGAGAGTGGAGACGTCAATTTCAAAACGTAACAGATATTGTTCCTACTATTCTTGATGTAACAGGTGTACCTGCTCCTGATTATGTAAATGGACAGAAACGCATGGAGTACCCTGGTGTTTCGATGCGTTATGCATGGAATGATACAGATGCTAAAACAAATCATAAAACACAATATTTCGAAACACTCGGTTTTATTGGTATATATCATGATGGATGGAGTTTAGCAGCAGAACCTTATCGTGTACCATGGTTGTTCGATGCTCAAGCACTGGCAAACCTTGGTAATCTAGACCCTGATAATATTGGTTGGGAGCTTTATTACATCGACGAAGATCCAATACAATCAAAGAATATCGCAGATCAACATCCTGAAAAAGTAAAAGAACTAGAGAAACTTTTTTGGGTAGAGGCTGAAAAATACAATGTATTTCCTGTTGGAGCAGGTTTAGGTACACTTCTTCAACCGGAGTCAAGTACTGCAAAAGGAGCAAAAAAATATTGGGAGTTCACAACCAATACCTACAGAGTTCCTGAAATGGCAGGTCCCGAAATTAAGACCAATGATTTTGAAGTAAACGCATATATTACAGCGGATGAAACTACTGAAGGAGTAATCTATGCTCTTGGTGAACATATGGGTGGACAAGCACTTTATATCGTCGATGGTCAACTGATGTTTACTTATCAGACATTAGGTTATTATACATATGAGTCAAAAGGCACACAAATTCCTTATGGAGATATTAAGGTGACTTTAAAACATACTGTTACTGAACGTAAGATTACAGGCCCTGCAGATGTAGAACTTTATATTAATGATCAATTGGTTGAGACTGTAAAAGTTGGACATACAGTAAGTGTAATGTACGGTGGCCACGAAACATTTGATATCGGTCGTGATGAAGGTATGCCGGTGTCACATCATTATGAGGATAAAGGTAAGTTTAAGTTTACAGCGGGTCAGTTGAAAAAGGTGACTTTTGAGATAGGAGAATAAATATTATGGATGATTTGATTTTTTTCAAGTCATCCATTTTTCTATTAGGTTAAAGGCTCTTACACATTATTACCACCCTCATTATTTAACTTTTCCTTCTTCCATTTGGCAGGATTATCGATGAAATATTTTACTATACGAGAGTATTCTCTATTATTTCTAATAATGTCGATACCATAATTGCTTATTA from Flammeovirga yaeyamensis includes these protein-coding regions:
- a CDS encoding arylsulfatase — translated: MKNLRLMVVAILFSFSVFGQEINKEEINAIPYPLEKWNGVQKKTLKDSKPDFISPKKAPEGSPNVLVIMLDDTGYSSASSFGGSMNTPAFDRIGDEGVRYTHMSVNAICSPTRGSLLTGYNMHQIGTGVINEAATGYPGYSSDIDYTTPSVAKILKDNGYATAAFGKWHNTKLEDASPAGPFEGWPTGMWGFEFFYGFMGGETNQFFPLLYQGTTPIDTPTENADGSQYHISADMADQTIKWLDNWKGLRDDPFFIYYAPGAVHAPIHVPDDWRDKYKGRYEEGYETLRLEQFQKQKEIGLVPQDAELVDWPTSIPAWDSFSEEGKVYLRRQMEVNAAFLEYTDFHIGRVITHLEEMGELDNTFVMYLTADNGCSAEGTPTGSCSELLTVNGFPEFSMEEQLEMLDKLGGLEEWGGPNLANHYAVGWSYASSTPFQWTKQMASHFGGVMTSTAIRYPKEINARGEWRRQFQNVTDIVPTILDVTGVPAPDYVNGQKRMEYPGVSMRYAWNDTDAKTNHKTQYFETLGFIGIYHDGWSLAAEPYRVPWLFDAQALANLGNLDPDNIGWELYYIDEDPIQSKNIADQHPEKVKELEKLFWVEAEKYNVFPVGAGLGTLLQPESSTAKGAKKYWEFTTNTYRVPEMAGPEIKTNDFEVNAYITADETTEGVIYALGEHMGGQALYIVDGQLMFTYQTLGYYTYESKGTQIPYGDIKVTLKHTVTERKITGPADVELYINDQLVETVKVGHTVSVMYGGHETFDIGRDEGMPVSHHYEDKGKFKFTAGQLKKVTFEIGE